The sequence TATTTTGTAATCTTGGTTGTGAACCCTTTTCAGCAGATTTTAATGTTGAGCATATTACAAAGCTTTTAAGTAAAAAGAAAACTGCAGTTAAGAACTTTCTACTTGATCAGAGTTATATTGCAGGTTTAGGCAATATTTATGTAAATGAAATACTACACGAGAGCAGAATTAAACCAAATAGGTTAACTAATACACTCAATAAAACAGAGATAGATCTTTTAGTAACAAATACCAGAAATATATTGCGAGAGGCAATAAAACATAACGGTACTACCATATCAGATTATAGACGGGTTGATGATAAAAAGGGAACTTTTCAAAATTTTTTAAAGATATATGGAAAAGAGTTCTGCCATAAAGGTCATCCAGTAACCAGAATTAAATCAAATGGCAGATCAACTTTTTACTGTGAAGAATGCCTAAAGGAGAATCATAATTAATGTTACCTATTGAGATTAAGAAAAATGTTTACTGGGTTGGTGGAATTGATTGGGACTTAAGAAATTTCCATGGTTATTTAACACAAAGAGGTTCATCTTATAATGCCTATTTGATCACCGGAGAGAAGAATATCCTGATCGATAATGTCAAAATCCA is a genomic window of Candidatus Cloacimonadota bacterium containing:
- the mutM gene encoding DNA-formamidopyrimidine glycosylase, translated to MPELPEVETIVRELRGSIIGKSIWKVEELRQDTIFYDQVTPTRCLGKIVELDRRGKYIIVKTDKGYVVIIHLRMTGKLILNGQKDPITKHTRAILYFKDHTRILFDDTRTFGTIRIISCDKIGQLFCNLGCEPFSADFNVEHITKLLSKKKTAVKNFLLDQSYIAGLGNIYVNEILHESRIKPNRLTNTLNKTEIDLLVTNTRNILREAIKHNGTTISDYRRVDDKKGTFQNFLKIYGKEFCHKGHPVTRIKSNGRSTFYCEECLKENHN